Proteins co-encoded in one Drosophila gunungcola strain Sukarami chromosome X unlocalized genomic scaffold, Dgunungcola_SK_2 000032F, whole genome shotgun sequence genomic window:
- the LOC128260544 gene encoding LOW QUALITY PROTEIN: clathrin heavy chain (The sequence of the model RefSeq protein was modified relative to this genomic sequence to represent the inferred CDS: inserted 1 base in 1 codon), whose product MTQPLPIRFQEHLQLTNVGINANSFSFSTLTMESDKFICVREKVNDTAQVVIIDMNDATNPTRRPISADSAIMNPASKVIALKAQKTLQIFNIEMKSKMKAHTMNEDVVFWKWISLNTLALVTETSVFHWSMEGDSMPQKMFDRHSSLNGCQIINYRCNASQQWLLLVGISALPSRVAGAMQLYSVERKVSQAIEGHAASFATFKIDANKEPTTLFCFAVRTATGGKLHIIEVGTPPNGNQAFPKKAVDVFFPPEAQNDFPVAMQVSAKYDTIYLITKYGYIHLYDMETATCIYMNRISADTIFVTAPHEASGGIIGVNRKGQVLSVTVDEEQIIPYINTVLQNPDLALRMAVRNNLAGAEDLFVRKFNKLFTAGQYAEAAKVAALAPKAILRTPQTIQRFQQVQTPAGSTTPPLLQYFGILLDQGKLNKFESLELCRPVLLQGKKQLCEKWLKEEKLECSEELGDLVKASDLTLALSIYLRANVPNKVIQCFAETGQFQKIVLYAKKVNYTPDYVFLLRSVMRSNPEQGXGFASMLVAEEEPLADINQIVDIFMEHSMVQQCTAFLLDALKHNRPAEGALQTRLLEMNLMSAPQVADAILGNAMFTHYDRAHIAQLCEKAGLLQRALEHYTDLYDIKRAVVHTHMLNAEWLVSFFGTLSVEDSLECLKAMLTANLRQNLQICVQIATKYHEQLTNKALIDLFESFKSYDGLFYFLSSIVNFSQDPEVHFKYIQAACKTNQIKEVERICRESNCYNPERVKNFLKEAKLTDQLPLIIVCDRFDFVHDLVLYLYRNNLQKYIEIYVQKVNPSRLPVVVGGLLDVDCSEDIIKNLILVVKGQFSTDELVEEVEKRNRLKLLLPWLESRVHEGCVEPATHNALAKIYIDSNNNPERYLKENQYYDSRVVGRYCEKRDPHLACVAYERGLCDRELIAVCNENSLFKSEARYLVGRRDAELWAEVLSESNPYKRQLIDQVVQTALSETQDPDDISVTVKAFMTADLPNELIELLEKIILDSSVFSDHRNLQNLLILTAIKADRTRVMDYINRLDNYDAPDIANIAISNQLYEEAFAIFKKFDVNTSAIQVLIDQVNNLERANEFAERCNEPAVWSQLAKAQLQQGLVKEAIDSYIKADDPSAYVDVVDVASKVESWDDLVRYLQMARKKARESYIESELIYAYARTGRLADLEEFISGPNHADIQKIGNRCFSDGMYDAAKLLYNNVSNFARLAITLVYLKEFQGAVDSARKANSTRTWKEVCFACVDAEEFRLAQMCGLHIVVHADELEDLINYYQNRGYFDELIALLESALGLERAHMGMFTELAILYSKFKPSKMREHLELFWSRVNIPKVLRAAESAHLWSELVFLYDKYEEYDNAVLAMMSHPTEAWREGHFKDIITKVANIELYYKAIEFYLDFKPLLLNDMLLVLAPRMDHTRAVSYFSKTGYLPLVKPYLRSVQSLNNKAINEALNGLLIDEEDYQGLRNSIDGFDNFDNIALAQKLEKHELTEFRRIAAYLYKGNNRWKQSVELCKKDKLYKDAMEYAAESCKQDIAEELLGWFLERDAYDCFAACLYQCYDLLRPDVILELAWKHKIVDFAMPYLIQVLREYTSKVDKLELNEAQREKEDDSTEHKNIIQMEPQLMITAGPAMGIPPQYAQNYPQGAPTVTAAAGRNMGYPYL is encoded by the exons CTCACAAATGTCGGGATCAACGCCAATTCATTTTCATTCAGCACGCTCACGATGGAATCGGATAAGTTCATATGCGTGCGGGAGAAGGTTAATGATACTGCCCAGGTGGTCATCATTGACATGAACGATGCAACCAATCCCACTCGGCGTCCCATATCGGCGGACTCTGCAATCATGAATCCAGCTAGCAAGGTCATTGCGCTCAAAG CGCAAAAGACGTTGCAGATCTTTAACATcgaaatgaaatcaaaaatgaAGGCGCATACCATGAACGAAGACGTCGTGTTCTGGAAGTGGATATCCCTGAACACCCTGGCACTTGTCACAGAGACAAGTGTATTCCATTGGTCGATGGAGGGCGATTCGATGCCGCAGAAGATGTTTGACAGGCATTCCTCCCTGAACGGCTGTCAGATCATCAACTACCGCTGCAACGCATCCCAGCAGTGGCTCCTTCTGGTTGGCATCTCGGCCCTGCCCAGTCGCGTTGCCGGAGCCATGCAGCTGTACTCGGTGGAGCGCAAGGTCTCGCAGGCCATCGAAGGGCACGCGGCCAGCTTCGCCACCTTCAAAATCGATGCCAACAAGGAGCCGACCACGCTGTTCTGCTTCGCAGTGCGCACGGCCACCGGCGGCAAGCTGCATATCATCGAAGTGGGAACGCCGCCGAACGGCAACCAGGCCTTCCCCAAGAAGGCTGTCGACGTCTTCTTTCCGCCGGAAGCGCAGAACGACTTCCCAGTGGCTATGCAGGTCTCGGCCAAGTACGACACCATCTACTTGATCACCAAGTACGGATACATTCATCTCTACGACATGGAGACGGCCACGTGCATATACATGAATCGCATATCGGCCGATACGATCTTTGTTACCGCACCGCACGAGGCCAGTGGCGGCATCATCGGGGTCAATCGCAAGGGACAGGTCCTGTCCGTGACCGTCGATGAGGAGCAGATCATTCCGTACATCAACACTGTTCTGCAAAATCCCGATCTGGCCCTGCGCATGGCTGTGCGCAACAATTTGGCCGGCGCCGAAGATCTATTTGTGCGCAAGTTCAACAAGCTCTTCACAGCCGGCCAGTATGCCGAGGCGGCCAAGGTTGCTGCCCTGGCGCCGAAGGCCATCCTGCGAACCCCACAGACGATTCAGCGTTTCCAGCAGGTGCAGACCCCGGCTGGCTCGACCACTCCGCCGCTGCTGCAGTACTTTGGCATTCTGCTCGACCAGGGAAAGCTGAACAAGTTCGAGTCGCTGGAGCTGTGTCGCCCCGTCTTGCTGCAGGGCAAGAAACAGCTGTGCGAGAAGTGGCTGAAGGAGGAGAAGCTGGAGTGCAGCGAGGAGTTGGGAGATCTGGTCAAGGCCTCGGATCTTACGCTCGCCCTCTCCATATATCTGCGCGCAAATGTCCCGAACAAGGTTATCCAATGCTTTGCCGAGACCGGACAGTTCCAGAAGATCGTCCTGTACGCCAAGAAGGTCAACTACACGCCCGACTACGTATTCCTGCTGCGCTCCGTCATGCGTAGCAATCCCGAGCAGG CCGGCTTCGCCTCCATGCTGGTGGCCGAGGAGGAGCCGCTGGCGGACATAAACCAGATTGTGGACATCTTCATGGAGCACTCGATGGTGCAGCAGTGCACGGCGTTCCTGCTCGACGCCCTCAAGCACAATCGGCCCGCCGAGGGTGCCCTCCAGACGCGCCTGCTGGAAATGAACCTGATGTCTGCCCCCCAGGTGGCGGATGCGATCTTGGGCAACGCCATGTTCACCCACTACGACCGGGCGCACATTGCCCAGCTGTGCGAGAAGGCGGGTCTGCTGCAGCGTGCCCTGGAGCACTACACCGATCTGTATGACATCAAGCGGGCCGTtgtgcacacacacatgctGAACGCCGAATGGCTGGTCAGTTTCTTTGGCACCCTGTCGGTGGAGGACTCGCTGGAGTGCCTTAAGGCCATGCTGACGGCGAACCTGCGTCAGAATCTGCAGATATGTGTGCAGATCGCCACCAAGTACCACGAGCAGTTGACCAACAAGGCACTGATCGATCTGTTCGAGAGCTTCAAGAGCTACGACGGCCTGTTCTACTTCCTGAGCAGCATTGTTAACTTCTCGCAGGACCCCGAGGTGCACTTCAAGTACATCCAGGCGGCCTGCAAGACCAACCAGATCAAGGAAGTGGAGCGTATCTGTCGCGAATCGAACTGCTACAATCCCGAACGCGTCAAAAACTTCCTGAAGGAGGCCAAGCTGACGGACCAGCTGCCGCTGATCATTGTCTGCGATCGTTTCGATTTCGTTCACGACTTGGTGCTTTACCTTTACCGCAACAATCTGCAGAAGTACATCGAGATCTATGTGCAGAAGGTCAATCCCTCCCGCCTGCCGGTCGTGGTGGGTGGCCTGCTCGACGTCGATTGCAGTGAGGACATCATCAAGAATCTAATCCTCGTTGTCAAGGGCCAGTTCTCCACGGACGAACTGGTGGAGGAGGTTGAGAAGCGCAACCGACTGAAGCTCCTGCTGCCCTGGCTGGAGTCGCGCGTTCACGAGGGCTGTGTCGAGCCGGCCACCCACAATGCCTTGGCCAAGATCTACATCGACTCGAACAACAACCCGGAGCGCTATCTCAAGGAGAACCAGTACTACGATAGCCGTGTGGTCGGTCGCTACTGTGAGAAGCGGGATCCGCACCTGGCATGCGTTGCCTACGAGCGTGGCCTGTGCGACCGCGAACTGATCGCCGTGTGCAACGAGAACTCGCTGTTCAAGAGCGAGGCGCGCTATCTGGTCGGTCGCCGCGATGCCGAACTCTGGGCGGAGGTGCTGTCGGAGAGCAATCCCTACAAGCGGCAGCTGATCGATCAGGTCGTCCAGACGGCACTGTCCGAGACGCAGGATCCGGATGACATTTCGGTGACCGTGAAGGCATTCATGACTGCTGACCTGCCCAACGAGCTGATCGAACTGCTCGAGAAGATCATTTTGGACTCGTCCGTGTTTAGCGATCATCGCAATCTGCAGAACTTGCTCATTCTCACCGCAATCAAGGCCGACCGCACGCGCGTCATGGACTACATCAACCGGCTGGACAACTACGATGCGCCGGACATTGCCAACATTGCGATCAGTAACCAGTTGTACGAGGAGGCCTTCGCCATCTTCAAGAAGTTCGATGTGAACACGTCGGCCATCCAAGTGCTGATTGACCAGGTGAACAACCTGGAGAGGGCCAATGAGTTTGCCGAGCGGTGCAACGAGCCCGCGGTGTGGTCGCAGCTGGCCAAGGCCCAGCTGCAGCAGGGTCTGGTCAAGGAGGCCATCGATTCGTACATCAAGGCCGATGATCCGAGCGCCTATGTGGACGTCGTCGACGTGGCCAGCAAGGTGGAGTCGTGGGACGACCTGGTGCGCTATCTGCAGATGGCGCGCAAGAAGGCACGCGAGTCATACATCGAGAGCGAATTGATCTATGCCTATGCGCGCACTGGACGCCTGGCCGATCTGGAGGAGTTCATTTCGGGACCCAACCATGCCGACATCCAGAAGATTGGCAATCGCTGCTTCAGCGACGGCATGTACGATGCGGCCAAGCTGCTCTACAACAACGTCAGCAACTTTGCCCGTTTGGCCATCACGCTGGTCTATCTGAAGGAGTTCCAGGGCGCCGTGGATTCGGCGCGAAAGGCCAACTCGACGCGCACCTGGAAGGAGGTGTGCTTTGCCTGCGTGGACGCGGAGGAATTCCGACTGGCGCAGATGTGTGGCCTGCACATCGTGGTGCATGCCGATGAGCTGGAGGACTTGATCAATTACTACCAGAACCGGGGATACTTTGATGAGTTGATTGCGTTACTCGAATCGGCGCTGGGCCTGGAACGGGCGCACATGGGCATGTTCACCGAGCTGGCTATACTCTACTCAAAATTCAAACCTTCCAAGATGCGGGAACATTTGGAGCTGTTCTGGTCTCGCGTCAACATTCCAAAGGTTCTGCGTGCCGCGGAGTCGGCTCATTTGTGGTCGGAGCTGGTGTTCCTCTACGACAAGTACGAGGAGTATGACAACGCGGTCCTCGCCATGATGTCCCACCCCACGGAGGCGTGGCGTGAGGGACACTTCAAGGACATTATTACAAAGGTGGCCAACATTGAGCTGTACTACAAGGCCATCGAGTTTTATCTGGACTTCAAGCCGCTGCTGCTAAACGACATGCTTCTCGTGCTGGCCCCCCGGATGGATCACACTCGTGCTGTCAGCTACTTCTCCAAAACCGGCTACTTGCCACTGGTCAAGCCCTATCTGCGTTCAGTCCAATCTCTCAATAACAAGGCCATCAACGAGGCCTTGAACGGACTCCTCATCGACGAGGAGGACTACCAGGGACTGCGCAACTCGATCGATGGCTTTGATAACTTCGACAACATTGCGTTGGCCCAAAAACTCGAGAAGCACGAACTTACCGAATTCCGTAGGATTGCTGCGTACTTGTACAAGG GAAATAACCGCTGGAAACAGAGCGTTGAACTCTGCAAAAAGGACAAGCTCTACAAGGATGCCATGGAGTATGCCGCCGAGTCATGCAAGCAGGACATCGCTGAAGAGCTGTTGGGTTGGTTCCTAGAACGCGATGCTTACGATTGCTTTGCAGCTTGTCTATATCAG TGCTACGACTTGCTGCGCCCTGACGTAATCTTGGAGTTGGCTTGGAAACACAAAATCGTGGACTTTGCCATGCCCTATTTGATTCAA GTCCTGCGGGAATACACCTCGAAAGTTGACAAACTGGAGCTGAACGAAGCTCAGCGCGAGAAGGAAGACGATTCTACtgaacataaaaatattatacagATGGAGCCACAACTGATGATCACTGCTGGACCAGCAATGGGAATTCCTCCACAATATGCACAGAATTATCCACAAGGTGCACCGACAGTAACGGCGGCAGCAGGACGCAACATGGGCTATCCCTACTTGTAG